CGCCGGAGTGCATCGAATTTGCTAAGCAACACAATATGGCTGTTGTGACCATTGAAGATCTGGTGGCCTACCGCCAGGAACATGAGCGCAAAGCCAGCTAACTTGCGTGAGTGATAAAAAATCCGCGGCCAAAAGCTGCGGATTTTTTTTTTGCCTGTCCTGCGTCAATATTTGTCGCGTTTATAATATTCACACGTTGAAATTTCACGGTGCTACTTATAAAGTGGTACCTGTTCAATGGACATGAAAAACGCTTTTAAAGCCTTATAAGTCATTAAGTTAATGCTATTTTGTCATTGGTTTGTTAACCAATGTTTGCCGGAAATAAGGGAGGCAATATGTTTATCTCATGGTACTGGCTTCTGGCGATTGTCATCGTCGTTTTCGGCTATGTCCACGTACTTAAACGTCATTGCAAAGCCTGCCGCCACGATCGCGAAGCGATCTATAAAGCTTATCAACGGGTGCTCGAAGAGCTGAAGAAAACTCGCCGCGTCGGACAGGGCGAGTAAGACGCTTCAGCCCTCAGCAAGAGCATCCCGATCCTCAGCCGCTAAATCCCATCGTCTGCAACGCCACCAGACTTAAGCCCATCACCGACATACCGCACAGCACGCCGTAGCTGGGGTTGTTGTTGGGATCGATCTCTTTCGCCAGCGGCATCAGTTCATCCACCGACAATGCCACCATAATCCCGGCGACGGTTGCCATAATGGCCGCCATTACCACTGGCGAGACCAGACTGCCGAGGATCAACCATGCCAGGACGCCGCCGAGGATCTCCGCCAGCCCTGAGACTCCCGCCCAGAATACCGCGCTGCGTTTTGAACCGGTTGCCGCGTAAACCGGCCCGGCAACCGCAAGTCCTTCAGGAATATTGTGCAACGCGACCGCAAAAGCGATGCCGAGGCCTAATTCCAGGTCGTTACTGGCGGTGACATAAGTGGCGATGCCTTCCGGAAAGTTGTGAAGACTGATGCCCAGGGTTAGCAAAATGGCGGTACGGCGCAAACCGCGCGGAAAGGTTTGCTGCGTTCCCTGCATTAAATCCTGCGGATGTGCATGGGGTAACATGCGATCCAGCGCGAAATACCCCAGCAGGCCCACGACAAACATGCCGTAACCGAGCATCGGTGACATATTTTCCGTCGCCAGTGCAGCGGGCAACATCTCCATTAACGAAATCAATAACATAATTCCGGCAGCAAAGCCGAGTGAGAACGCCAGTACGCGGTTTGATGGTTTCTGGCCTAATACGCCAAGAATCGCGCCGATAAAGGTCGCTGCACCCGCCAGGATGGTCAGAATTAACGGTACCGACATGAATCACTCCTTTATGATAATCATTCTCATTAATGTAAGAGTTTGTTACCTGAAAAGCGAGGCCGGAGCCTTATCTTTACTTGATGCTTACATTCAAAATTACTGAAGATCTTCATCATGGTTATCTGAGTTCTTCGCGCCATGAAAAGGCGTAATGTGTCGTTATCAAATTGACACACTCAGTAAGGATATCACCATGTCTGCATCTCGTATGCCAGCACTGTTCCTGGGCCACGGTAGCCCAATGAATGTTCTGGAAGATAACGTTTATACCCGCGCCTGGGGAATGTTAGGCGAGACGCTGCCGCGCCCGAAAGCGATTGTGGTGGTGTCCGCTCACTGGTTTACCCGCGGTACTGGTGTTACCGCGATGGAAGCGCCGAAAACTATTCATGATTTCGGTGGTTTCCCGCAGGCGTTGTACGATACCCATTATCCGGCACCAGGATCGCCGGAACTGGCTCAGCGCCTGGTTGATTTATTGGCGCCGGTGCCCGTTGTGCTTGATAAGGAAGCCTGGGGTTTTGACCACGGCTCGTGGGGCGTACTGATTAAGATGTACCCGAATGCCGATATCCCAATGGTGCAGCTCAGTATCGACAGCACGAAACCCGCGGCATGGCATTTTGAGATGGGCCGCAAGCTGGCGGCGCTGCGCGATGAGGGCATTATGCTGGTGGCGAGTGGCAACGTGGTGCATAACCTGCGTACTGCGCGCTGGCATGGCGAAAATACGCCGTATCCGTGGGCGACATCGTTCAACGATTATGTGAAAGCGAACCTCACCTGGCAGGGGCCGGCTGAGCAGCATCCGCTGGTAAATTACCTCGACCATGAAGGCGGATCGTTGTCTAACCCAACGCCGGATCACTACCTGCCGCTGCTGTATATGCTGGGTGCATGGAACGGCACCGAGGCCATTACTATCCCGGTGGACGGTATTGAGATGGGTTCGCTGAGCATGCTTTCGGTTCAGGTAGGTTAAAATGAAGGGTGGCCCTGGTAGCCACCCATTTTATTCTTCTGGATGTAGAGAAATTCGAGGAAGATCGCAAAAAATCACCTCTGAAACACGGTTTTTTTGAAAATAAAAAGACCTGTACTGCAAAAATAAAACGCTGTGCTGAATTTACTCTTTTTTGTGAACGTTATCGTCGCAAGAATCCTGCCGAGTGACTACTCTCAAAGAGTCTACTGTCTCAGACAATCCCATAAAAATTATTTGGTGTGTTACCCCGAACCCTTGTTCGTGGTCGCTCTTATTTACCTCAAAAACAGTAAACCTCTGGAGACACGGAAATATGAATTCAGCGAAAACCTTACTAAAAGTCTGTATTAGTTCCGCTCTGCTGTTTATCTCTCACGCCTCTTTAGCCCAAACTTTTCGTGCAGCCGAT
The Kosakonia oryzae genome window above contains:
- the zupT gene encoding zinc transporter ZupT — protein: MSVPLILTILAGAATFIGAILGVLGQKPSNRVLAFSLGFAAGIMLLISLMEMLPAALATENMSPMLGYGMFVVGLLGYFALDRMLPHAHPQDLMQGTQQTFPRGLRRTAILLTLGISLHNFPEGIATYVTASNDLELGLGIAFAVALHNIPEGLAVAGPVYAATGSKRSAVFWAGVSGLAEILGGVLAWLILGSLVSPVVMAAIMATVAGIMVALSVDELMPLAKEIDPNNNPSYGVLCGMSVMGLSLVALQTMGFSG
- the ygiD gene encoding 4,5-DOPA-extradiol-dioxygenase, producing the protein MSASRMPALFLGHGSPMNVLEDNVYTRAWGMLGETLPRPKAIVVVSAHWFTRGTGVTAMEAPKTIHDFGGFPQALYDTHYPAPGSPELAQRLVDLLAPVPVVLDKEAWGFDHGSWGVLIKMYPNADIPMVQLSIDSTKPAAWHFEMGRKLAALRDEGIMLVASGNVVHNLRTARWHGENTPYPWATSFNDYVKANLTWQGPAEQHPLVNYLDHEGGSLSNPTPDHYLPLLYMLGAWNGTEAITIPVDGIEMGSLSMLSVQVG